From Streptomyces cyaneogriseus subsp. noncyanogenus, the proteins below share one genomic window:
- a CDS encoding diacylglycerol/lipid kinase family protein: protein MPTAASPAPRRALVVVNPTAGTAHPDLVEQVVRLCRDGLDAVEVHRTTHRGGATEAVRTALAAAAGSAVDLVVAVGGDGTVHEVVEGLAGAPGRGAALAVVPAGTGNSVYRMLWADRPWAESLRAVWSGDGGARLRRIDLGRVAETGEPVLLGACSGLVAEGLIAARAVAASGREKYARALPDAAAAFTPYPGRVTVDGRVLHEGRTVLANVGGGRYRGGQYLLLDRSELDDGLLDVCVVGAEVPAAQVPSLARRGVLSGRPGVVHGRGRRIVVERTDGEPLRFEYDGELQHLNWTSMTVEVLPGALPVWGAPEEEVTRVDTQGAVPLGGVAAT, encoded by the coding sequence ATGCCGACCGCGGCATCCCCGGCCCCCCGGCGGGCCCTCGTCGTCGTCAACCCCACCGCGGGCACGGCCCACCCGGATCTGGTCGAGCAGGTCGTGCGGCTGTGCCGGGACGGCCTCGACGCCGTGGAGGTGCACCGTACGACGCACCGCGGCGGCGCCACCGAGGCCGTCCGCACCGCCCTGGCCGCCGCGGCGGGATCCGCCGTGGACCTGGTGGTCGCGGTGGGCGGTGACGGCACGGTGCACGAGGTCGTCGAGGGGCTGGCCGGCGCTCCCGGGCGGGGCGCGGCGCTGGCCGTCGTGCCCGCGGGCACCGGCAACTCCGTCTACCGCATGCTGTGGGCGGACCGGCCGTGGGCCGAGTCGCTGCGGGCGGTGTGGTCCGGTGACGGCGGGGCCCGGCTGCGCCGTATCGATCTGGGGCGGGTGGCCGAGACCGGGGAGCCGGTGCTGCTCGGGGCCTGTTCGGGTCTGGTGGCCGAAGGGCTGATCGCGGCCCGTGCCGTGGCGGCCTCCGGCCGTGAGAAGTACGCCCGGGCGCTGCCCGACGCGGCCGCGGCCTTCACCCCCTACCCGGGGCGGGTCACGGTCGACGGCCGGGTGCTGCACGAGGGCCGCACCGTCCTGGCCAACGTGGGCGGGGGCCGCTACCGCGGCGGCCAGTATCTGCTGCTGGACCGGTCCGAGCTGGACGACGGGCTGCTGGACGTGTGCGTGGTGGGTGCCGAGGTGCCCGCCGCGCAGGTGCCGTCGCTGGCCCGCCGGGGCGTGTTGTCGGGGCGGCCGGGCGTGGTGCACGGCCGGGGCCGGCGGATCGTCGTGGAGCGGACCGACGGCGAGCCTTTGCGTTTCGAGTACGACGGTGAACTGCAGCACCTCAACTGGACCAGCATGACCGTCGAGGTGCTGCCGGGCGCGCTGCCGGTCTGGGGTGCTCCCGAGGAGGAAGTGACGCGTGTCGATACTCAAGGAGCTGTGCCGCTGGGCGGCGTGGCTGCGACCTGA